The window AGTCCAATCCAAAAGGGAAGAAGGGCGGAGGAGCCTCAAGGATAAATTCAAAAGGTACATTTGCATCATGTGTGAGTGCTACAGTGTCCACAAGGTTGGGAAAGAGGCTCGCCACATAATATCAGCCCTGGCCGAGCTCACTAACAAGTTAGAGTCGGAGTTGGGACAAGAAAGCTCATCTCTCTCGAGGCAGGGAGATGATGAGCGGCAGCGCATGTTGAGGCAGACGTATGGTCATGAGATTGATCGTGATTTTGTGGGAATGGAGAAAGACATCGAGCTTTTACTCTCCATGGTGAAGGATGAAACGAGGAGGAAACGAGTAGTGAAGATATATGGGATGGGTGGTCTCGGAAAAACTACTCTCGCTAGAAAGATTTACAACCACAGAGACCTCCAATCTTATGCCCGAGCATGGGTTTGCATCACCCAACAGTTTCAACCAAAGGCcgtttttgttgatattttgaaaCAACTTGATAGAAACGCAGAGGTTGGTGGCATGGAAGAGCAAGAGCTGGTGAGAGGAATACATAGTTTTCTGAAGGAGAGGAAATGTGTGGTGGTGATTGATGATATTTGGAATAATGATGATTGGGAGATCATAAAGCAAGCTTTTCCGGTGAATTGTAATGTCATTCTCACCACTCGCTCCCAGAATATTGCTAATCAAGAATCCGAACCTCTCAAGTTGAAGTTTCTTGCACAAGATGAAGGTTGGGCTTTACTTCAAAAAGTAGCAAATTTATCTCCAGGTCAGAAGTTtaactctcttctctcttcgATGTTATAATCGTGTAATTAGAGCGTGTCATCTAAATATAGCATTTCTGAATATGTTTGCCGGGTCGCTTTATggtaaaattaatttccaatACAACtcttttttatagtattaaaattattaatactaaaacacaactttatttttagtcTTGTGTTGATATACTTATGTCTTTGCGTTGATATTTATCTTTACATGTTTAATGTTGTTGATGATAAAGTTGTGTCTTTGTgttgttaattttaatatacaaaatcgaaagttatgcattaaattagtcattaTTTGATCATAACACTATTTTTGGCTGTTTATGATTTCTGTGTTATTCTATTAGAAATTAGAGcctttttaaatgaaatgtaactAACTTTCttggattttttaattttcattttacaagATATTTCGAATGTGTCGTTGTAGGTTGGATTAAGTACAGGCATTTTGGactttttgaattaaatttatgattagattatattttttgaattacttcagattatgcattaattcaaTATGATATCCAAATACATGCCCCTATTTAATAggagaaaaaacaaattctatAATCAAGATATAACAAGGTGGCAATATGATGTGAAATGAATCACTAAGTTAGGAAgtgagataaaaataatctagAGCACtccattcattttaatttgatgaattgtACTACTCCATGTAAGGCTGCCCACAACTAGAAATTGATCTAGAGCACTATTTACTttcatttgtttcttttaagaacaaattgaaaatctgcatcttgttttttttttttgttttgtgacaGTTGACacatatttaaaatctttaGAAGATGTTTACTttcatttgtttcttttaatCGAATATCTGCatcttattttttgtgtgtgtattgTAACCGTAGACACAGATTTAAAATCTTTAGAAGATGTTGGAAGAGAAATTGTATCAAAGTGTGAAGGGTTACCACTATCAATTCGTGTTATTGGAGGGATTTTGCGCTCAAAAGAACACAATTTACCAGAATGGAAAAAGGTAAATGCGAACATGGAATTATATTTAAGGCATGGAGAAGGTGTTGAAGAATACAAAAGAGTAAAACAGGTGCTAGAGTTAAGCTATGATGCCTTGCCTTATTATTTGAAGCCATGCTTCCTCTATTTAGCATGTTTTCCCGAGGATCACGATATTGATATAGAGAAATTGTATCTATTGTGGATGGCGGAAGGCTTCATTTCATACCAAGATAAAGGACCTAACGAGACTCTAAGAGATGTGGCCCAAAGATATCTAACTGAACTTGCTATGAGGTGTATGGTTCAACTCCATAAAGGTAGTTACTACTCTCCACTAAACAAGTTTGATAAGTGTGGGCTTCATGATTTAATGCATGATCTCTGCTCTTCTAAAGCTGAAGCCGAAGAAGAAAAGTTTCTGAAGCGCATTGATGCTTCTATATATCTGACTGACATTCTTTCACCAACTCAAACAAAGTTAGTAATACCTCCATCCTTTGGCAATTACAAAAGCAGATTAGCCATCAGTTGTGACTTCGAGCGCGAAGTGTCAGGTATAGATGGGTTAGAGGAAGTTAAAGGTCTTAGATCGTTTATGCTTTTCCAAAATGGTTTAATTTTACCAACCAAAATGGCTTCAAAGAGAGTACGATTGACTTTAAGATGTCGCAATATTTGAAGATATTTGTGGTAGAAGGTTGTGATTACGAAGGGGGAAAGTTACCAATCAAGGTGGGCGAACTTATTCATTTAAGATACTTGAGTTTGTATGGCTCTACGGTGGGTGAGCTACCAAAGTCTATATGCAACATGCCATACCTGCAGACCTTAGATTTGAGAGTCCGGGATGTAATTAGATTGCCAAATGTGATTTGTAAGATGAAAAGACTAAAGCATCTTTTTCTCCCATATCGTGACATAGAAGTGATCGGAGGGGAGAAACTAAGACTAGATGGGCTACACGAGTTGGAGACATTAGAATGGATCAACAGTAAGACAACTTGCATTGCAGATATCCCCAAATTGATTAGTCTACAGAGTTTACATGTTAGAGTTTGTGATGTGGATAGCATGTCAATTGTGCTGAGCAACAGAAATAGCCAATTACGTGAGACTCATCTTCTGGTTAACTC is drawn from Salvia hispanica cultivar TCC Black 2014 chromosome 6, UniMelb_Shisp_WGS_1.0, whole genome shotgun sequence and contains these coding sequences:
- the LOC125193471 gene encoding disease resistance protein RPP8-like; protein product: MAEFVANASLEILRDLLVEETKFLLCVGGDVEKVKADLRSIHALLMRADRDRSNSPTLKLYISQLKDLAEKAENLLETYAFEVQSKREEGRRSLKDKFKRYICIMCECYSVHKVGKEARHIISALAELTNKLESELGQESSSLSRQGDDERQRMLRQTYGHEIDRDFVGMEKDIELLLSMVKDETRRKRVVKIYGMGGLGKTTLARKIYNHRDLQSYARAWVCITQQFQPKAVFVDILKQLDRNAEVGGMEEQELVRGIHSFLKERKCVVVIDDIWNNDDWEIIKQAFPVNCNVILTTRSQNIANQESEPLKLKFLAQDEGWALLQKVANLSPDTDLKSLEDVGREIVSKCEGLPLSIRVIGGILRSKEHNLPEWKKVNANMELYLRHGEGVEEYKRVKQVLELSYDALPYYLKPCFLYLACFPEDHDIDIEKLYLLWMAEGFISYQDKGPNETLRDVAQRYLTELAMRCMVQLHKGSYYSPLNKFDKCGLHDLMHDLCSSKAEAEEEKFLKRIDASIYLTDILSPTQTKLVIPPSFGNYKSRLAISCDFEREVSGIDGLEEVKGCDYEGGKLPIKVGELIHLRYLSLYGSTVGELPKSICNMPYLQTLDLRVRDVIRLPNVICKMKRLKHLFLPYRDIEVIGGEKLRLDGLHELETLEWINSKTTCIADIPKLISLQSLHVRVCDVDSMSIVLSNRNSQLRETHLLVNSCDLSSKKDMEVLNEGLMSPSLVFLRMHECNMSGGFPRYKKGICQNLVILGLFNCKGKVDVEEFGKYPMLQSLTLWDFVKMAETITFRSNSFPQLEDLELGELQDLKKWEVEKGAMPKLTSLCIMECRNLEKVPDGLRFSSSLRRMEIANMPREFIERVNGEDYGPFVEKIIY